A region of Arvicanthis niloticus isolate mArvNil1 chromosome 18, mArvNil1.pat.X, whole genome shotgun sequence DNA encodes the following proteins:
- the Aprt gene encoding adenine phosphoribosyltransferase, which yields MSEPELQLVARRIRSFPDFPIPGVLFRDISPLLKDPDSFRAAIRLLASHVKSTHGGKIDYIAGLDSRGFLFGPSLAQELGVGCVLIRKRGKLPGPTVSASYDLEYGKAELEIQRDALEPGQRVVIVDDLLATGGTMCAACELLHQLRAEVVECVSLVELTSLKGREKLEPIPFFSLLQYD from the exons ATGTCCGAACCTGAGTTGCAGCTGGTGGCGCGGCGCATCCGCAGCTTCCCCGACTTCCCCATCCCGGGCGTGCTGTTCAG GGATATCTCGCCCCTCTTGAAAGACCCGGACTCCTTCCGAGCTGCCATCCGCCTCCTGGCCAGTCACGTGAAGTCCACGCACGGCGGCAAGATCGACTACATTGCAG GTCTAGACTCCAGGGGCTTCCTGTTTGGCCCTTCCCTAGCTCAGGAGCTGGGCGTGGGCTGTGTGCTCATCAGGAAGCGCGGGAAGCTGCCGGGCCCCACCGTGTCAGCCTCCTATGATCTGGAGTACGGGAAG GCCGAGCTGGAAATACAGAGAGATGCCTTAGAACCCGGGCAGAGAGTGGTCATTGTGGATGACCTCCTGGCTACTGGAG GAACCATGTGTGCGGCCTGTGAGCTGCTGCACCAGCTACGGGCAGAGGTGGTGGAGTGTGTGAGCCTGGTGGAGCTGACCTCCCTGAAGGGCAGGGAGAAGCTAGAACCTATCCCGTTCTTCTCTCTCCTGCAGTATGACTGA